The Brassica oleracea var. oleracea cultivar TO1000 chromosome C6, BOL, whole genome shotgun sequence genome includes a region encoding these proteins:
- the LOC106297954 gene encoding uncharacterized protein LOC106297954 — protein sequence MHRVTGFDKGEFKIDVIGRYPSIVQQPVVKYIRLPVVDDSSLETMLEVPTYHLSINNVELYLEVTPVVSDQGDAPRKRPRQEDDDDANDLSDSVPKELLLSSSWLDERELRVGMVFKDKAELVKAVELYSCRRQRKSSPGFELYSAHWVSRTYFLAAELEGLLKARPSLSVPELSKWVKEEFGYTVSRAVMWDAKKEAITAIWGDSEKSFSSGSTIFFPDPKEASFRSVFWAFHQSVEGFPYCRPVIIVDAVDCGKHSGKLLVAAGFDAENQLFPLVFAVVSQEKLSADSWRCFFSCIRKKATHREGLCLITAMDPDIITAVNEPECQGTAPVLS from the exons ATGCATCGAGTCACTGGATTTGATAAGGGAGAGTTCAAGATCGATGTGATTGGTAGATACCCTTCCATTGTTCAACAGCCTGTGGTGAAGTATATCCGTTTGCCTGTTGTGGATGATTCTAGTCTTGAGACCATGCTTGAGGTTCCAACTTACCACCTTTCTATCAACAATGTCGAGTTGTATTTAGAGGTCACACCGGTGGTTTCTGATCAAGGCGATGCTCCGCGAAAGCGTCCTCGGCAAGAAGATGATGATGATGCAAATGACCTCAGCGACTCTGTTCCAAAGGAGTTGCTTTTATCTAGCTCATGGCTTGATGAACGCGAGTTGCGTGTTGGGATGGTTTTTAAAGATAAAGCCGAGCTAGTTAAAGCAGTGGAGTTGTACTCTTGTAGAAGGCAACGAAAGTCTTCTCCAGGCTTCGAGTTATACTCTGCTCATTGGGTCAGTAGAACAT ATTTTCTGGCGGCCGAGCTCGAAGGTCTACTCAAGGCTCGTCCCTCCCTCTCAGTTCCAGAGCTAAGCAAGTGGGTGAAAGAAGAATTTGGATACACGGTCTCGCGTGCTGTCATGTGGGACGCTAAAAAGGAAGCCATCACTGCGATCTGGGGAGATTCGGAAAAGAGTTTTAGC AGTGGCAGTACGATCTTCTTCCCGGACCCCAAGGAGGCGTCGTTCCGTTCTGTGTTTTGGGCGTTTCATCAGTCGGTCGAAGGGTTTCCTTACTGCAGACCTGTGATCATAGTGGACGCAGTTGACTGCGGTAAACACTCCGGAAAACTGCTAGTCGCCGCGGGGTTTGATGCTGAAAACCAACTCTTCCCGCTCGTGTTTGCGGTTGTTTCTCAAGAAAAGTTGTCTGCCGATTCTTGGCGTTGTTTCTTCTCTTGCATCAGAAAGAAAGCAACGCACAGGGAAGGCCTTTGTCTGATAACAGCTATGGATCCTGACATTATTACAGCTGTCAACGAACCTGAGTGTCAGGGCACAGCACCGGTTCTGTCTTAG